TTTCATTGTTCGTATTTGATGTTGTTATTTCTTCTGATGTTGCGTCAAAATGAGACACTTTGGCTGGCGTGAAACAGATCAGGATGGCGGAAAGTGGGCATTTCTTAACGAACGGCAGCACAGCAAGACAACCAAGCACAGGCCAAGACAATCATGCACCTTATGCTCTCATTTTTATTCAGCTTCTTAGTCGCTATTCTCATCACGCCAGGCGTCAGAACCCTGGCAAAGCGTCTCGATATTTACGCCTATCCCAACCATCGCACCGTCCACGAGGGTGCAGTACCTAAATGGGGCGGCGGCTCGATCATGCTCTCGTTCGTGATCAGCGCAGCCGTCCTGTATCTGGCTTCCCCGAAGCTCTTCGTCGGGGAGATGGGACTTGCCATCAGCCTCGTCGCCGGCTGTTTGGTTCTATTCCTTCTTGGATCTTTCGATGACAAATTCGACCTCAATTGCAATCTCAAACTGAGTGTTGAACTCGCCGTCGCTCTCGCTGTTGCCCTGGCAGGCTGGCGCTTCGAAGTGCTGATCCTTCCTGGATTTGCCGAAATCAAGCTGGGTTTTTTTTCCTACCCTTTTACCATGCTATGGATAGTCGGGGTCATCAATGCCGTCAATATGGTAGACGGACTGGACGGCCTGGCGAGCGGTATCGCCCTGGTGGTGGTTGCCGTCTCATCGGGTATCGCGGCTCTTTTCAATAATCCCGTGGTGATACTCTTCGCACCCCTGCTTGCGGGTGCCCTGCTTGGTTTCCTCCGCTACAACATCAATCCGGCCTCCATTTTCATGGGGGATTCCGGCAGCCT
The DNA window shown above is from bacterium and carries:
- a CDS encoding undecaprenyl/decaprenyl-phosphate alpha-N-acetylglucosaminyl 1-phosphate transferase; its protein translation is MHLMLSFLFSFLVAILITPGVRTLAKRLDIYAYPNHRTVHEGAVPKWGGGSIMLSFVISAAVLYLASPKLFVGEMGLAISLVAGCLVLFLLGSFDDKFDLNCNLKLSVELAVALAVALAGWRFEVLILPGFAEIKLGFFSYPFTMLWIVGVINAVNMVDGLDGLASGIALVVVAVSSGIAALFNNPVVILFAPLLAGALLGFLRYNINPASIFMGDSGSLPLGFLLALLSLRAATISPGRVAVLVPLLLLCLPLTDTTLAIIRRVRRGIHPFHADREHIHHRLVRLGLSQPGAALSMVGLSLIFGILAFLLAQGMHTDFRFLGQLLP